From a region of the Nonlabens dokdonensis DSW-6 genome:
- a CDS encoding MBL fold metallo-hydrolase: protein MKKLWITLMAVSLLAASCKENKEEVVEEETMTSEVVTENSEEAMNEIEIMPISHATFVMNWDGQIIYVDPVGGAASFEGMPEAEIILVTDIHGDHMNEETLKSVKTEKNFLFAPQAVSDKLSDDLKPLIVVNNGETTTRNELKITAIPMYNITEGRLDKHVKGRGNGYVLEKNGYRVYISGDTEDIPEMRSLDNIDKAFVCMNLPYTMDINQAASAVLDFTPKEVIPYHYRGTDGFQDVEKFKSMVNEKNDDIEVTLMEWYPIKG, encoded by the coding sequence ATGAAAAAATTATGGATCACATTAATGGCTGTTTCATTACTAGCCGCTTCATGTAAAGAAAATAAAGAAGAAGTTGTCGAGGAAGAAACGATGACCTCAGAGGTAGTTACAGAGAACAGTGAAGAAGCCATGAACGAGATTGAAATAATGCCTATTTCACATGCTACTTTTGTAATGAACTGGGACGGACAGATTATTTATGTAGATCCTGTAGGTGGAGCAGCCTCTTTTGAAGGTATGCCAGAGGCTGAAATTATCTTAGTGACTGATATTCATGGAGACCATATGAATGAAGAAACACTTAAGTCGGTAAAAACAGAGAAGAATTTTCTTTTTGCACCTCAAGCTGTTTCTGATAAATTATCTGACGATTTAAAGCCTCTAATAGTTGTTAATAACGGTGAAACTACTACAAGAAATGAATTAAAAATTACAGCTATTCCTATGTATAATATTACAGAAGGAAGACTAGATAAACACGTAAAAGGTAGAGGTAATGGTTATGTACTTGAGAAAAACGGTTACAGAGTATATATATCTGGCGATACAGAAGATATTCCAGAGATGCGATCTTTAGATAACATTGATAAAGCTTTTGTGTGTATGAATTTACCATACACGATGGATATCAATCAAGCTGCAAGCGCCGTATTAGATTTCACTCCTAAAGAAGTAATTCCTTATCATTACAGAGGTACTGATGGTTTTCAGGATGTAGAAAAATTTAAGTCTATGGTAAATGAAAAGAACGACGATATTGAGGTAACTTTAATGGAATGGTATCCTATAAAAGGATAG
- a CDS encoding DUF2306 domain-containing protein has product MTDHYSTLYTVLMYTHLITVIPCVFVGAYLLFFRKGTRWHKLLGKYYMLSMVITAIVSLFMPAMVGPQFLGHFGWIHLFSFLTLWSIPTALIAVRKGQIKKHKIKMVLLYIGALMIAGGFTFVPGRYLYEVFFT; this is encoded by the coding sequence ATGACAGACCATTATTCTACTTTATATACCGTATTGATGTACACGCATCTCATCACAGTGATTCCTTGCGTTTTTGTAGGAGCTTATTTACTATTCTTCAGAAAAGGAACCAGATGGCATAAGTTACTAGGTAAGTATTACATGCTTTCCATGGTCATTACCGCCATTGTTTCATTATTTATGCCTGCGATGGTTGGACCACAATTTTTAGGACATTTTGGGTGGATTCATTTGTTTAGTTTTCTAACTCTTTGGTCTATTCCTACCGCTTTAATTGCCGTAAGAAAAGGACAAATCAAAAAACATAAAATAAAAATGGTGCTGCTTTACATAGGAGCGTTAATGATTGCAGGCGGTTTTACATTTGTACCTGGAAGATATTTGTACGAGGTGTTTTTTACATAG
- the rplS gene encoding 50S ribosomal protein L19 has product MENLVKFVQDEFIERKDLPKFSAGDTITVYYEIKEGEKSRTQFFRGVVLQLRGTGHTKTFTIRKMSGGIGVERIFPVNLPAIQKIEINKQGAVRRKRIFYFRELTGKKARIKEARRK; this is encoded by the coding sequence ATGGAAAATTTAGTAAAATTCGTTCAAGACGAATTCATAGAAAGAAAAGATTTACCAAAATTCTCAGCAGGTGATACCATCACTGTTTATTACGAGATTAAAGAAGGTGAAAAAAGCCGTACACAGTTTTTCCGTGGTGTTGTACTTCAGTTAAGAGGAACTGGTCACACAAAAACTTTTACGATTAGAAAAATGTCTGGCGGCATCGGTGTAGAACGTATCTTCCCTGTGAACTTACCTGCCATTCAAAAAATTGAAATCAACAAGCAAGGTGCTGTACGTAGAAAACGTATTTTCTACTTCAGAGAACTTACTGGTAAGAAAGCACGTATCAAAGAAGCAAGAAGAAAATAA
- a CDS encoding LemA family protein, whose amino-acid sequence MKKIGGLGIAGIILGVIVLYGIYWYNSTVGMSEGVNNAWANVESSYQRRNDLIPNIVATAQKYAEFEQETLTAVIEARSNATSINVDASELTEENLAAFSKAQSQVSSGLGRLLATYENYPNLKANENFKELINELSRTENRINTERNRYNNAVGSYNVKVKKVPGVFFAGILGFEPAAFYQADEGAEVAPDVDALFDN is encoded by the coding sequence ATGAAAAAAATAGGCGGCTTAGGAATAGCAGGAATTATTTTAGGAGTTATCGTCCTTTATGGAATTTACTGGTATAACAGTACGGTAGGCATGAGCGAAGGTGTAAATAATGCTTGGGCAAATGTAGAAAGTAGTTACCAGCGTCGTAATGATCTTATTCCGAATATTGTTGCGACAGCTCAAAAATATGCAGAGTTTGAACAAGAAACTTTAACTGCAGTAATCGAGGCGCGCTCTAATGCGACTTCTATAAATGTAGACGCTTCAGAATTAACCGAAGAGAATCTTGCAGCATTTTCAAAAGCGCAAAGTCAAGTAAGCTCAGGTTTGGGTAGATTACTGGCTACTTATGAAAATTATCCCAACTTAAAAGCAAACGAAAATTTCAAAGAACTCATCAACGAGTTGAGCAGGACAGAAAATCGCATTAATACGGAGCGCAACCGCTATAATAATGCGGTAGGTTCTTATAACGTTAAAGTAAAAAAAGTTCCTGGAGTATTCTTTGCAGGTATTTTAGGCTTTGAGCCTGCTGCTTTCTATCAAGCAGATGAAGGTGCTGAGGTAGCTCCAGATGTAGATGCATTATTTGATAACTAA
- a CDS encoding TPM domain-containing protein: MRYIFQTIVLILSFSNLVDAQFEIPPKPSTSKQQPIYDYAGILTDSEFTSLSSKLKRYADTTSTQIVYAVIKSSNGMELDQLGAQWGQKWGIGQEDEDNGVLLILAVEDRQVDINTGYGIESRLSDLDAERIVNRVLIPNFKNKNYYAGLDQGADAIFQGLEGEFTGTPQSNNQIPWQFFIFFGFFLLIIIMQARNKNDGNRNGGSRNGGSLLDVIILSNMGRGGFGGGFGGSSSGGGFGGGFGGGGFGGGGAGGSW; the protein is encoded by the coding sequence ATGCGGTATATTTTTCAAACCATTGTACTGATTTTGAGTTTTTCAAACCTTGTTGATGCTCAATTTGAAATACCGCCGAAGCCTTCTACTTCAAAGCAGCAACCTATTTATGACTATGCTGGTATACTAACAGATAGTGAATTTACATCTCTAAGTAGTAAATTAAAACGCTATGCAGACACTACTTCTACGCAAATAGTATATGCTGTTATAAAAAGCTCTAACGGAATGGAGCTGGATCAATTGGGCGCGCAATGGGGACAAAAATGGGGAATCGGGCAAGAAGATGAAGATAATGGTGTGTTGCTTATTCTCGCCGTAGAAGACCGACAGGTAGACATCAATACCGGTTATGGTATTGAATCTAGACTGTCTGATCTGGACGCAGAACGCATCGTAAATCGCGTCCTCATTCCTAACTTTAAAAATAAAAACTACTACGCAGGTCTAGATCAAGGAGCTGATGCTATTTTTCAAGGTCTGGAAGGTGAATTTACAGGTACACCACAATCCAATAATCAGATACCGTGGCAGTTTTTTATTTTCTTCGGTTTCTTTTTATTGATCATTATCATGCAAGCTAGAAACAAAAATGATGGCAACCGTAATGGAGGCAGTCGCAATGGTGGTTCATTGCTAGATGTCATTATTCTCAGTAATATGGGACGTGGCGGTTTTGGCGGTGGCTTTGGTGGCAGTAGCTCCGGTGGTGGTTTTGGTGGCGGCTTCGGCGGCGGTGGTTTTGGCGGTGGCGGCGCAGGTGGAAGCTGGTGA
- a CDS encoding BlaI/MecI/CopY family transcriptional regulator has translation MEKLTQKEEEVMQVLWSLEKAFVKEIVPELKGTNHYNTVSTIVRKLEEKGYVAYEAFGKTHRYFPIIEKESYRNKFVNNAMTSYFNNSYKNMVSFFAKEEKISANELREILEMIESKEK, from the coding sequence ATGGAAAAATTAACGCAAAAAGAAGAAGAGGTAATGCAAGTGCTTTGGAGTCTAGAGAAAGCATTTGTAAAAGAAATAGTACCTGAGTTAAAAGGAACTAATCATTATAATACGGTTTCTACGATTGTACGTAAGCTGGAAGAAAAAGGCTATGTGGCATACGAGGCCTTTGGTAAAACACACCGCTATTTCCCTATTATAGAAAAAGAAAGCTACCGTAATAAGTTTGTAAACAACGCGATGACCAGTTATTTCAATAATTCTTATAAGAATATGGTTTCCTTTTTTGCTAAAGAGGAAAAAATTTCTGCAAATGAATTACGTGAGATTTTGGAAATGATAGAATCTAAAGAAAAGTAA
- a CDS encoding T9SS type A sorting domain-containing protein, which translates to MNRFLLIAFLSVFMFISPAAMMAQGNNVATSEASLISSEKEELVVLTNPVKDGYLKIALNHSQNNELSLTIINSLGKQVYNAKRTMNSKEQSFDVSKLSAGIYFLRVSTNSSNFVKKLIIR; encoded by the coding sequence ATGAATAGATTTTTACTTATAGCATTCCTTAGCGTTTTCATGTTTATCTCTCCGGCCGCAATGATGGCACAAGGTAATAATGTAGCTACCTCAGAAGCTTCACTTATTTCGAGTGAGAAAGAAGAGCTTGTGGTATTAACTAACCCTGTAAAAGATGGTTACTTAAAGATAGCATTGAACCATTCACAGAATAACGAGCTTTCTTTAACCATTATCAATTCACTTGGTAAACAAGTTTATAATGCAAAAAGAACGATGAATAGTAAAGAACAGTCCTTTGATGTTTCTAAATTAAGTGCTGGAATTTATTTTTTACGTGTTAGCACCAACTCCTCAAATTTTGTAAAAAAACTTATTATTAGATAA
- a CDS encoding M56 family metallopeptidase, whose protein sequence is MESIIEYLLKSAGVLSIFVLVYHFLLRRLTFFNANRWFLLAGIVASIIFPLIEITQTVYVEQPEQILYLPQQVATPMALVLEQPAVDATPFDYSMLAIYVYLAISMFFLGKMMVELSSLHRLIKSGNRKKVGNYIFVTLSRKLTPFSFFNYICYSESDQQSAELDLIIDHEKVHARQWHSIDLLASHIFRAVFWINPLVWLLKKQIGENLEFIADSKAKIQNTSGISYERTLLSTAASHMQPALANNFFTPFIKKRIMMLQKEASAQWNAYKYALILPVIVLFLYSFNVVEEIEYVENSNSEIAKPLITVTNAKELVFDITSATTNEQLDKYKKQIESQAEYEMRYEDLKRNENGKLTSFSLAIKFPDSKWIKDFMVELDDNSHLSLIAKKDELILNVPKYFMEFKIDKNKIDQGYDAVSKVNLKTASSNSANIKKTSISEDHTLSFKIDATSTKKDLEAIKDLLKEEYNVKFDYSKLKFKNDKIVRLKLSLDDKNGYKATKSDNDTDGIDPMCVTAIVKGDSANWSLGSCEEKAANSFTTYSSSNYLMNGKVDEERVDSLIATINGQFKAYRLDSLQQMVEFDMAQFDLQNLDSLQNIIQMQMSKQNWDSIQTDMNIRFEDLDSITYSIKNIKFTDPQNTFIFRNSFSGLPTTQAEIRRGILTSGENQPLFIIDGKEVSEEEMMSFSPQLIESVSVLKDAKDTSIYGDKAKNGVVIIVTKDDDFAKLGKKAREKAEQKVQLLISRQESKRDSLMEKRIELIDMKRAELEARREAIVLNNKNQIRFLTDSTLTDQQVDELNASGNWFRNEQLTAQQVDELNRTGDFRVYTDLVKGDSSNFILLDVTKKGFEKLEKDLEDAGHSFKLKTHRMKNGKLNKLKYEINGSEYTYVSKTGIKLLKIQFDANGKTPRVSMIPN, encoded by the coding sequence ATGGAATCGATAATAGAATACCTTTTAAAAAGCGCAGGAGTCTTAAGTATTTTTGTGCTCGTTTACCATTTCTTATTACGCCGTTTGACTTTTTTCAATGCAAACCGTTGGTTTTTACTTGCAGGAATTGTCGCAAGTATCATTTTTCCCTTAATTGAAATTACACAAACAGTATATGTAGAGCAGCCGGAGCAAATACTTTACTTACCTCAACAAGTTGCAACTCCTATGGCGCTGGTTTTAGAACAGCCAGCAGTAGATGCGACACCTTTTGATTACAGTATGCTTGCGATTTATGTCTATCTAGCAATCAGCATGTTTTTCTTAGGTAAAATGATGGTGGAGTTGAGTTCCTTACATCGCTTGATCAAATCTGGAAACAGGAAAAAAGTTGGGAACTATATTTTTGTTACGCTTTCGCGAAAGCTAACTCCTTTCAGTTTCTTTAACTATATATGTTATTCTGAAAGTGACCAGCAATCTGCCGAACTAGATCTGATTATCGATCATGAGAAAGTTCATGCCCGACAATGGCATTCTATAGATTTACTGGCATCGCACATTTTTAGAGCAGTTTTTTGGATCAATCCGCTAGTGTGGTTGTTGAAAAAACAAATAGGAGAGAACCTCGAGTTTATTGCCGACTCTAAAGCCAAAATTCAAAACACCTCAGGAATCAGCTATGAGCGCACGTTACTGAGCACAGCTGCCAGCCACATGCAACCAGCGCTGGCAAATAATTTCTTCACACCATTTATTAAAAAACGAATTATGATGTTACAAAAAGAAGCTTCAGCCCAATGGAATGCCTATAAATATGCTTTGATATTACCTGTTATAGTATTGTTTCTCTACAGTTTTAATGTAGTAGAAGAGATAGAATATGTGGAGAATTCTAATTCAGAGATTGCTAAGCCTTTGATAACAGTTACAAATGCAAAAGAATTAGTGTTTGATATCACCAGCGCTACTACAAATGAGCAATTAGATAAATATAAAAAGCAAATTGAGTCACAGGCTGAATATGAAATGCGCTACGAGGATTTAAAAAGAAATGAAAATGGAAAATTAACATCATTTAGTTTAGCAATTAAGTTTCCTGATAGCAAATGGATTAAAGATTTTATGGTGGAATTAGACGATAATTCACATTTAAGTTTAATCGCAAAAAAGGACGAACTTATTTTAAATGTTCCAAAATATTTCATGGAATTTAAAATTGATAAGAATAAAATTGACCAAGGTTATGATGCTGTTTCAAAAGTCAATTTAAAAACTGCATCCAGCAATTCAGCAAATATAAAAAAGACAAGTATTAGTGAAGATCACACTCTTTCCTTTAAAATAGACGCTACTTCTACAAAGAAAGATCTAGAAGCTATTAAAGATCTTTTAAAAGAAGAATACAATGTGAAATTTGACTACAGTAAGCTGAAGTTTAAAAATGATAAAATCGTAAGGCTCAAATTAAGTCTAGACGACAAGAATGGTTATAAAGCCACTAAATCTGACAACGACACTGATGGTATCGACCCTATGTGTGTAACAGCAATCGTAAAAGGCGATTCGGCAAACTGGAGTCTTGGAAGCTGTGAAGAAAAAGCTGCTAATTCTTTTACAACATATTCAAGCAGTAATTATTTGATGAATGGTAAAGTAGACGAAGAAAGAGTAGACTCTTTGATAGCAACAATAAACGGACAGTTTAAGGCTTACCGATTAGATTCTTTGCAACAAATGGTGGAGTTTGATATGGCTCAGTTCGATTTACAAAATTTGGATAGCCTACAAAACATCATTCAAATGCAAATGAGCAAACAAAATTGGGATTCTATTCAAACCGACATGAATATTAGGTTTGAAGACTTGGATAGTATCACTTATAGTATTAAAAATATCAAATTTACCGATCCTCAAAACACTTTTATTTTTAGAAATAGTTTCTCTGGTCTTCCTACTACCCAAGCTGAAATACGCAGAGGTATCTTAACATCTGGAGAAAACCAGCCTTTATTTATTATTGACGGTAAAGAAGTAAGCGAGGAAGAAATGATGTCATTTAGTCCTCAATTAATAGAAAGTGTTTCTGTATTAAAAGATGCTAAGGATACTTCAATTTATGGCGATAAGGCCAAAAATGGTGTGGTAATTATTGTGACTAAGGATGACGACTTTGCAAAACTTGGCAAGAAAGCACGTGAAAAAGCAGAGCAAAAAGTACAACTTCTAATTTCTAGGCAGGAGTCTAAAAGAGATTCCTTAATGGAAAAAAGAATAGAACTTATCGATATGAAACGAGCTGAGTTAGAAGCAAGGAGAGAAGCTATTGTACTCAATAACAAAAATCAAATAAGGTTCCTAACTGATTCCACTTTAACTGACCAGCAAGTAGATGAATTAAACGCTAGTGGAAATTGGTTTCGTAATGAGCAATTAACCGCTCAACAAGTTGATGAATTGAACAGAACAGGAGATTTTAGAGTATATACGGATTTAGTTAAAGGTGATAGTTCAAACTTTATTTTACTTGACGTTACTAAGAAAGGCTTTGAAAAACTTGAAAAAGACCTAGAAGATGCTGGTCATTCTTTCAAGTTAAAGACTCATCGCATGAAAAACGGTAAGTTAAATAAACTGAAGTATGAGATCAATGGTTCTGAATATACCTATGTTTCCAAGACAGGTATCAAATTATTGAAAATTCAATTTGACGCAAATGGTAAAACACCGCGTGTGAGTATGATTCCGAATTAA
- a CDS encoding NADP-dependent isocitrate dehydrogenase — protein MSDQPKIIYTKTDEAPALATASFLPIVKKFLAPAGIDVETRDISLAGRILAVFPERLKEGQKQEDALAELGNLVKNPEANVIKLPNISASVPQLVAAIKELQAKGYDIPDYLEDPETEEEKESKKRYDKIKGSAVNPVLREGNSDRRAPKPVKQYARNNPHSMGEWSKDSKSHVSTMSHGDFAHNEKSFTTTKDTTVNIQLIDKADRTHVLKSGLALQKGEILDATYMSKNALIEFLEEEIDDALEKDVLFSLHMKATMMKVSDPIIFGHAVEAFFKPLFDQYSSTFNKLGVDVNNGLGDLLSKLHDLPELEREEIKDALRDVYKTRPSLAMVNSDHGITNLHVPSDVIIDASMPAMIRNSGQMWNSEGKSQDTKAVIPDSSYAGVYDATIEFCKKNGAFDPTTMGTVPNVGLMAQKAEEYGSHDKTFEIGYGGKIQVVDQDGTVYLEHTVEAGDIWRACQTKDAPVQDWVKLAVSRAKATGDPAIFWLDENRAHDAEIIKKVNLYLKDHDTNGLDITIASPIKATERTLERLKDGLNTISVTGNVLRDYNTDLFPILEVGTSAKMLSIVPLMNGGGLFETGAGGSAPKHVQQFEQENHLRWDSLGEFLALAVSLEHLAEAYDNNKAQIIADALTTATEKFLTNRKSPSRKVNELDNRGSHYYLASYWAQELANQKGDEDLAAQFSSLANKLVENEEKITKELIEVQGKSMDIGGYYKPDADKENAAMRPSATLNEIIG, from the coding sequence ATGTCAGATCAACCTAAGATCATTTATACTAAAACAGACGAAGCACCAGCACTTGCAACTGCTTCTTTTCTACCTATCGTTAAAAAGTTTCTTGCACCTGCTGGAATAGATGTAGAAACTAGAGATATATCCCTTGCCGGGAGAATCCTTGCTGTTTTCCCAGAAAGATTAAAGGAAGGTCAAAAGCAAGAAGATGCGTTAGCTGAATTAGGAAATCTAGTAAAGAATCCAGAGGCTAATGTGATCAAATTACCTAATATCTCGGCTTCTGTACCTCAACTTGTGGCAGCTATCAAAGAATTACAAGCAAAGGGTTATGATATTCCAGACTATCTAGAAGATCCAGAAACTGAAGAAGAAAAAGAATCAAAAAAGAGATACGATAAAATAAAAGGTAGTGCGGTTAATCCAGTTTTACGTGAAGGTAATTCTGACCGTCGTGCGCCTAAGCCAGTAAAGCAATATGCGCGCAATAATCCTCACTCGATGGGTGAATGGAGTAAAGATTCAAAATCTCATGTTTCTACTATGTCACATGGAGATTTTGCACACAATGAAAAAAGCTTTACAACTACAAAAGACACAACTGTTAACATTCAATTGATCGATAAGGCAGATCGTACTCATGTACTAAAGTCTGGACTTGCTCTACAAAAGGGAGAAATTCTAGATGCTACTTACATGAGTAAAAATGCATTAATTGAATTCTTAGAAGAAGAAATTGATGATGCGTTAGAGAAAGATGTTCTTTTTTCTTTACACATGAAAGCAACGATGATGAAGGTCTCTGACCCAATTATTTTTGGTCATGCTGTTGAAGCTTTCTTTAAACCGTTGTTTGATCAATACTCTTCTACATTCAATAAGTTAGGTGTAGATGTAAATAATGGTTTAGGAGATTTATTAAGTAAGCTTCACGATTTACCAGAATTAGAAAGAGAAGAGATTAAAGATGCTTTAAGAGACGTTTATAAAACAAGACCTTCTCTTGCCATGGTAAATAGCGATCATGGAATTACAAACCTACATGTACCTAGTGATGTGATCATTGATGCTTCTATGCCAGCGATGATTAGAAACTCTGGTCAAATGTGGAATAGTGAAGGAAAATCTCAAGATACTAAAGCGGTTATTCCAGATAGCTCTTATGCTGGAGTTTATGATGCGACTATAGAGTTCTGTAAAAAGAATGGTGCATTTGATCCTACTACAATGGGTACTGTTCCTAACGTAGGTCTTATGGCTCAAAAGGCAGAAGAATACGGTTCTCATGATAAAACATTTGAAATAGGTTACGGTGGTAAAATACAAGTTGTAGATCAAGACGGAACTGTATATTTAGAACATACAGTTGAGGCTGGCGATATATGGAGAGCATGTCAAACTAAAGATGCTCCAGTTCAAGATTGGGTAAAGCTTGCCGTTTCTAGAGCAAAAGCAACTGGTGATCCAGCAATTTTTTGGCTAGATGAAAACAGAGCTCACGATGCCGAAATAATTAAAAAGGTAAATCTATACCTTAAAGATCACGATACAAACGGTCTTGATATCACGATTGCTTCTCCTATAAAAGCTACAGAGCGTACGTTAGAAAGATTAAAAGATGGTCTCAACACCATATCTGTTACAGGAAATGTACTTAGAGATTACAATACAGACTTATTCCCTATTCTAGAAGTAGGAACTAGTGCAAAAATGCTTTCTATCGTACCATTAATGAACGGTGGTGGATTATTTGAAACTGGAGCTGGAGGAAGTGCTCCTAAACACGTGCAACAATTTGAACAAGAAAATCACTTGCGTTGGGATTCTTTAGGAGAATTTCTTGCGCTTGCAGTATCATTAGAACATCTTGCTGAGGCGTACGATAACAACAAAGCACAAATTATCGCTGACGCATTAACTACGGCTACTGAGAAATTTCTAACGAACAGAAAATCTCCTTCACGTAAAGTAAATGAATTAGACAACAGAGGTTCTCATTATTATCTAGCTTCTTACTGGGCTCAAGAACTGGCAAACCAAAAAGGAGATGAAGATCTTGCTGCACAATTCAGTTCACTTGCAAACAAGCTAGTTGAAAATGAAGAAAAAATTACTAAAGAATTAATTGAAGTTCAAGGAAAATCAATGGATATAGGCGGTTATTACAAGCCAGATGCTGATAAAGAAAATGCAGCGATGAGACCTAGCGCCACTTTAAATGAAATTATAGGTTAA
- a CDS encoding ABC transporter substrate-binding protein — protein MFCKIPDQLGRMIELDQLPERIISLVPSQTELLIDLGLKDRIVGITRYCIHPAGLIDEKTVVGGTKKIVESRILELQPDLIICNREENNQKIVEFCDHIAPTYVSDIDNLEQALEMIADVGALTGAKFKAKSLSRNILSGFKSLKQPEVQHKALYLIWKKPYMTVGTGTFINNMMEQAGFVNAAQDLTRYPELEVEEMIKLQPDTVFLSSEPYPFSTDDIAELKLAFLTAPSQDPVKPNVIPDFKVVDGELFSWYGSRLLKTPEYLQTLQPQKIDLSI, from the coding sequence ATGTTTTGTAAAATACCAGACCAATTGGGTAGAATGATCGAACTCGATCAATTACCTGAAAGAATTATTTCCTTAGTTCCATCACAAACCGAATTATTGATTGATCTAGGATTAAAAGATAGAATCGTAGGAATCACAAGATACTGCATTCATCCTGCAGGATTAATAGATGAAAAAACAGTTGTAGGAGGAACAAAAAAAATAGTAGAATCAAGAATTCTTGAACTTCAACCAGACTTAATCATTTGCAATAGAGAAGAAAATAATCAAAAGATTGTAGAATTTTGTGACCACATCGCACCCACTTATGTTTCAGATATTGATAACTTAGAGCAAGCATTAGAGATGATTGCTGATGTAGGAGCGCTTACTGGAGCAAAATTTAAAGCTAAATCTCTCTCTCGCAATATTTTGAGTGGTTTTAAATCTTTAAAACAACCAGAAGTACAGCATAAAGCACTTTACTTGATCTGGAAAAAGCCTTACATGACGGTAGGTACTGGAACTTTTATTAATAATATGATGGAACAAGCAGGATTTGTAAATGCTGCCCAAGATCTAACCAGATATCCAGAGTTAGAAGTAGAGGAAATGATCAAGTTACAACCAGATACTGTTTTCTTGTCGTCAGAACCTTATCCATTTTCTACAGACGACATTGCAGAACTTAAGCTTGCGTTCCTGACAGCTCCTTCTCAAGATCCTGTAAAGCCAAATGTAATTCCAGATTTTAAAGTCGTAGATGGAGAATTGTTTTCTTGGTACGGATCTCGATTGCTCAAAACACCAGAATACTTGCAAACCTTGCAACCTCAAAAAATTGATCTCAGTATTTAA
- the trmD gene encoding tRNA (guanosine(37)-N1)-methyltransferase TrmD: MRIDIITLLPELIKSPFEASILKRSIEKGIVDVHMHDLRKYGLNKYNQVDDYQYGGGAGMVIMIEPLDKMIHELKEARDYDEIIYMTPDGETLNQGIANHISLKENIMIICGHYKGIDQRVRDLYVTKEISIGDYVLSGGELGAAVLCDAVIRLIPGVISDETSALTDSFQDGLLAPPVYTRPADYKGHKVPEILLSGNLKKIEEWREDKAYERTKNRRPDLLNED; encoded by the coding sequence GTGCGCATAGACATTATTACCTTATTACCTGAATTGATTAAGAGTCCTTTTGAAGCTTCTATTCTTAAAAGAAGTATAGAAAAAGGAATTGTGGACGTGCATATGCATGACTTAAGAAAATACGGTCTTAATAAATACAATCAAGTAGACGACTATCAGTACGGTGGTGGCGCCGGCATGGTGATCATGATAGAACCGCTTGATAAAATGATTCATGAACTTAAGGAAGCACGAGATTATGACGAGATCATTTATATGACTCCAGATGGTGAGACCTTAAATCAAGGAATCGCAAATCATATCTCTTTAAAAGAGAATATTATGATTATATGCGGTCATTATAAAGGAATAGACCAGCGCGTGCGTGATTTATATGTTACTAAAGAGATCTCTATAGGTGATTATGTGCTGTCTGGTGGTGAATTAGGAGCTGCTGTTTTATGCGATGCGGTCATAAGATTAATTCCTGGCGTGATTAGTGATGAGACTAGTGCATTAACTGATAGTTTTCAAGATGGTTTACTAGCTCCACCTGTTTACACTCGCCCAGCAGATTATAAAGGTCATAAAGTTCCCGAAATATTGCTGAGTGGTAATCTTAAAAAAATTGAAGAGTGGAGAGAAGATAAAGCCTATGAAAGGACAAAGAACCGTAGACCAGATCTTTTAAATGAAGATTAA
- a CDS encoding TPM domain-containing protein has protein sequence MSVKVEDFLTASQEQAIIEAIRKAELLTSGEIRVHLESHCDEPISRAQELFHLLKMDNTKEENGILFYVAVDDKKFALIGDKGIHNQVGDDFWNAVRDVVLSRFRESEFQKGLIEGIELVGKKLAVYFPWQHDDKNELPNEISVS, from the coding sequence ATGTCAGTAAAAGTAGAAGATTTTCTTACCGCTTCTCAAGAACAAGCCATTATTGAAGCTATACGCAAAGCAGAGTTGCTCACGAGTGGTGAAATACGCGTGCATTTAGAATCTCACTGTGATGAGCCTATTTCACGAGCACAAGAATTATTTCATCTACTTAAAATGGACAATACTAAAGAAGAAAATGGAATTCTTTTCTACGTGGCCGTTGATGATAAAAAGTTTGCGTTAATTGGAGATAAAGGTATTCATAATCAAGTAGGGGATGATTTCTGGAATGCTGTTAGAGATGTTGTATTATCTCGCTTTCGCGAAAGCGAATTTCAAAAAGGACTTATAGAAGGTATTGAACTAGTAGGTAAAAAGCTTGCGGTCTATTTCCCATGGCAACATGATGATAAAAATGAATTACCTAACGAAATCTCAGTGAGCTGA